From a region of the Mycobacteroides saopaulense genome:
- a CDS encoding TIGR03619 family F420-dependent LLM class oxidoreductase translates to MTGFGISTTSADGYVTPDVLARAVEERGFDWLLFDDHSYFPADTPAQEEIPPAFRARLPLVRDLPVVLAYALAATRTLVVGSGVALLPQRDVLHTAKAVATLATLSDDRLVLGVGVGWNMGEVRNHGAEPTTRGAKLDEQLTALRTIWTHQVTEFHGQHVDFGPIESRPRPGSPVPIYVGGASKAALSRTVRLADGWLPLAPGTTAADVRSVRAWFAQQGRADLGITVTEVPADERLAADYLEAGVDRVLFHLDPLAERDVPTALDALAQIAERLK, encoded by the coding sequence GTGACCGGATTCGGGATTTCCACCACATCTGCCGACGGATACGTGACCCCGGATGTGCTGGCGCGCGCCGTCGAGGAGCGCGGGTTCGACTGGCTGCTCTTCGACGATCACTCGTACTTTCCGGCCGATACCCCGGCACAGGAAGAGATCCCGCCGGCTTTTCGTGCGCGGCTGCCGCTGGTCCGCGATCTGCCGGTGGTGCTCGCCTACGCGCTGGCCGCGACGCGCACGCTCGTCGTCGGGTCGGGAGTGGCGCTGTTGCCGCAGCGCGATGTGCTGCACACGGCCAAGGCCGTCGCCACCCTGGCCACGCTCTCGGATGATCGGCTGGTGCTCGGGGTCGGCGTCGGGTGGAACATGGGCGAGGTGCGCAACCACGGTGCCGAGCCGACCACGCGGGGTGCGAAGCTCGATGAACAGTTGACGGCGTTGCGGACCATCTGGACCCACCAGGTGACCGAATTCCATGGCCAACATGTCGATTTCGGGCCGATTGAGTCGCGTCCGCGCCCCGGCTCGCCGGTGCCGATCTATGTCGGCGGGGCCAGCAAGGCGGCGCTGTCGCGGACGGTCCGCCTGGCCGACGGCTGGTTGCCGCTGGCACCGGGCACCACCGCCGCCGATGTGCGGAGCGTCCGCGCGTGGTTCGCGCAGCAGGGTCGCGCCGACCTGGGGATCACCGTCACCGAGGTGCCGGCCGACGAGCGGTTGGCCGCGGATTATCTTGAGGCGGGCGTGGATCGGGTGCTTTTCCACCTGGATCCGTTGGCCGAGCGGGACGTGCCCACCGCGTTGGATGCTCTGGCTCAGATCGCTGAACGCCTCAAATAG